AGATGTGCGTATATTGGCCACAACTAACCGTAATTTAATGGAATATGTAAATGAGAAAAAATTCCGCGAAGATTTATATTACCGTTTAAGCGTGTTTCCTTTGCAATGGAAATCCCTGCGTCAACGCTCGCAAGATTTATTACCCATTGCTGAGCGACTTTTGCATAAACATTGTAAAAAGCAAAATAAGCCCACACTCATATTTGATGAAAGTGCACAACAAAAATTACAACAACATAGCTGGCCCGGTAATGTCCGTGAATTAGATAATGTGATTCAACGTGCACTTATTATTCAAACCGGTCATAGCATTACCGCAAGTGATATTGTTTTAAATGTTGATGCTCAGGCATCACCTCAGGTGACGCAAAATAACCCATTTGAAGGCTTAGATATGCCCATTTCTCAGGAATCAGTGGCATCAGTTACAAGTCCTGCCGATGGTTTGGGTGATAATTTAAAACAGCGTGAATACACGTTGATTTTAGATGCGCTCAAACATGAGAAAAATAAAAAACGTGCCGCAGAAAAACTGGGCATTAGCCCAAGAACATTACGTTATAAAATGGCTCAAATGCGTGAGCAAGGTATCGATATTCAATCCAATTTAATGTTCTAACAAAGTAGTAAACAAATTTTAAATTGGCCTGTGTTATGCAATTAACACTTACGAATGGAAAAAATGTCAGGAAGACGTCTAACAGGGACGTCTAGGCAGGGAAGCTGCCAACGGATGGCATTTTTTTGGCAGCTAATGAATGAGGTGAAACATGGTAGATAGAGCCGATATAAACAGTGTCCTATCCCAATTGCGCCAAGTACGCTCACAAATACAAGAGCCTAATCGTGCAGAACTGTCTGCGGCAGACCGCCTAACTGAAGAGGTGGCCAAGCTACAAAATCAAAGTGCAAATTACCCGGATATCAAAGCCGATCCAAATGTGCCTGATTTTAAAACTATGTTTGGTAATGCCATTAATAATGTGAATGAACAGCAACAAAAAAGTTCAGAGTTACGCACCCGATTCGAAAAAGGTGATCCTATGGTTGATTTGCCAGAGGTCATGATTGCGGCACAAAAAGCCAGTGTATCCTTTGATGCAATGAAAGAAGTGCGTAATAAATTGGTCGATGCTTACAAAGACATTATGAATATGCCGGTATAAAAATAGGTGTACGTGTTTTGATTTTTGTTCATTTTTTATTTCACAGACAACCGTAGTAAAGGTTACATCTAATGGCCACAGATAACGTACCGGCAGAGACAGGGGATAACTTTCCCACAGAGTCCGACCCTAATGTAAGTGATTCATCAGAAAGTTTTAATGATTCACTTCCGGATGCCATGGATGCCAGTGAAATAAACCCAATTATGATGGGCTTTAATAAGCTCACCATCGTACGCCAAGTAGCCTTATTAATTGGCTTTGCAGGTTTATTAGCCTTAGGTATTGGTGTGGTAATTTGGTCGCAAGAGACTCAATACCGCCCGTTAATTAGTAACCTTGAAGACTTTAACGCAAAAGAAATTCTCGCCATCTTAGATCAAACTGGCATTGATTATCGCATCAATCCCACCTCAGGCATTGTCACCGTACCCGAAACCGACATTCATGAAGCACGTTTAGCCCTAGCGCCTGTATTAGCAGAAGTGGATGACAGCGTTGGCCTTGAATTGTTGGATAAAGAACAGGGTTTAGGCACCAGTCAATTCATTGAAAGCGCTCGCTACCGTCGTGGTTTAGAAGGTGAATTAGCGCGTACCATTGCAAGTTTACAAAGTGTGCGTAATGCCAGAGTGCATTTGGCATTGCCTAAGCAATCGGTTTTTGTGCGAGATGACCGAGAACCAAGGGCCTCTGTATTTTTAGAAATATACGGTGGAAAAGGTTTAAAGCAAGCGCAGGCAGAGGCCATCATAAATTTAGTGGCCAGCAGTATTCCTGAGTTACCGGTTGAGAATGTGACGCTTGTAGATCAGAAAGGAAACTTACTAAGTAAAGATGATAAATCCACAGAGGACTTATTAGCCGCTAAACAATATGAATTTACCCGCAAACTGGAAGACAATTTAAATCAACGTGTGCAGCGCATTTTAGAACCCGTATTAGGCGCGGATAACTTCCAAGCGGAAGTCAGTGCTGATTTAGACTTTACCGCCGTTGAGCAAACACAAGAACTTTACAACCCTGATTTAATCGCTTTACGCAGTGAGCAAACCTTAGACGAAGAAAGTCTAAACAAGGTCGACGGTGGTGTCCCAGGAGCATTATCAAACCAACCGCCGGGGGCTGCAGAGGCACCAGAGGTGGCAAACGGTGGTGAACAAGGTCAAGGTCAACCGATTGAGCGTCGCAGTGAAGCCACACGTAACTATGAAGTTGACCGGACTTTGAGTCATACTCAACATCAGGTGGGCAAGGTACGCCGCGTAACGGTGTCGGTAGCGGTCAATGATCGTGCGCGAATGAACCCTCAAACCGGTGTAACTGAGGCCGTCACTTGGAGTCAAGAAGAGCTAACACGTCTTGAGTTACTGGTGAAAGATGCGGTGGGTTTCAACGCCGCTCGTGGTGATAGTGTCAGTGTCATCAATAGTGCTTTCTTAGGTGGACCACAAGAACTGGGAGAACCTGATTTCTGGCGTCAGCCTTGGTTCTGGGAAATTGTGAAACAAGTGTTGGCCGGTATATTCTTGTTGATCGTGATCTTTGGTGTGATTCGTCCGATTGTTCGTAATCTTATTGAACGCGGCAAAATGGATGAAAACGCAGAAATCGAAGGCGAATTGGATGAGCTTGGAAATGGTGATGATTTATTTGGCGATGATAAAGTCACGTTAGCCGGTGCCGATGAGTTCTTATTGCCTGGGGCAAGCGAAGGATTTGAACGTCAACTTGATGCGCTTAAAGGGTTAATTGCAGAAGATCCAGCTAGGGTGGCGCAAGCATTTAAGAAATGGGTGAACAATGCCGAAGGATGAACAAACTCCACCAACTGACGTTGCTAAAGCAAAGCCAAAAGGTGAGCTTTCAAGTTTAGATCATAAAGAGCGCGCGGCGATTCTTCTTATGAGCTTAGGTGAAAAAGATGCAGCGGAGCTGTTAAAACACTTAGGGCCAAAAGAAGTGCAAGCAGTGGGCGCAACCATGGCCCAGTTAAAAGATATTACTCAGTCACAAGTTGAGGGTGTGGTAGCTGAGTTTTTAGATAGTCTTTCTGGTCAAACCGGTTTAGGCCTAGGTGCAGACGAATACATTCGTAACATGCTGACCCAGGCGTTAGGTTCAGATAAGGCCGGTGGTTTAATAGACCGTATTTTATTAGGCGGTAATACCACAGGTCTTGATACATTAAAGTGGATGGAAAGCCGAGCGGTTGCTGATGTTATTAGGCACGAGCATCCACAAATTCAAGCCATTGTTATCGCCTATTTAGAGAGTGATCAAGCGGCAGAGATTCTTTATAACTTTGATGAAAAAGTCCGATTAGACATCATGATGCGAGTGGCATCATTACAAGCCGTGCAACCCGCTGCCCTGCAAGAATTAAACGATATTCTTGAAAAACAATTCTCCGGTAATCAAGGTCAGCAAACCACTGCAATGGGTGGTGTGAAAGTATCGGCTGGCATTATTAATAATCTAGATAGTACTTTAAGTGGTGAACTACTCGATCAAATTAAAGAAGTGGACGAAGAGCTTGGGGTACAAATACAAGACCTTATGTTCGTGTTTGAAAATCTTAATGAAGTGGACGACCGTGGTATTCAAGTGCTTCTACGGGAAGTGTCTGGTGATCTGTTAACCATTGCACTCAAAGGTGCTGATGAAGACCTTAAAGAGAAAATATTCCGCAATATGTCAAAACGTGCAGCCGAACTATTGCGTGATGACCTTGAAGCGAAAGGTCCGGTTAAAGTCAGTGAAGTTGAAGGTGCACAAAAAGAAATTCTCGCCATTGCACGGCGCATGGCAGATGCAGGCGAAATTGTTCTAGGTGGTGCCGGCGGCGAGCAAATGCTTTAGGGTTAGACAAAAGGCATTTTTATGAAATTGTTTTTAGAGTGCAGTCAACATGACCGAACGCCGTGAGCGTATACCAGCTGATGAAGTTAAAGATTCAAAACGCTGGAATTTACCCTACTGGACTGAGCCTAGTCACCTTGTGCACAACGAAGAGCACAAAGAAGATGACGAGTCGGTGTTGGTTGAGGATGAAGAAATTGAAGTTGAGCCTTTAACGGCTGAGCAGTTAGAACTCATCAGGCAAGAAGCGTTTAATGAAGGATTGAATCAAGGCCTAGTGGAAGGTCGTCAAAAAGGCGAAAAATTAGGCTATGAAGCTGGCCATTTAGAAGGGTTAGAA
This genomic stretch from Bermanella sp. WJH001 harbors:
- the fliE gene encoding flagellar hook-basal body complex protein FliE encodes the protein MVDRADINSVLSQLRQVRSQIQEPNRAELSAADRLTEEVAKLQNQSANYPDIKADPNVPDFKTMFGNAINNVNEQQQKSSELRTRFEKGDPMVDLPEVMIAAQKASVSFDAMKEVRNKLVDAYKDIMNMPV
- the fliF gene encoding flagellar basal-body MS-ring/collar protein FliF: MATDNVPAETGDNFPTESDPNVSDSSESFNDSLPDAMDASEINPIMMGFNKLTIVRQVALLIGFAGLLALGIGVVIWSQETQYRPLISNLEDFNAKEILAILDQTGIDYRINPTSGIVTVPETDIHEARLALAPVLAEVDDSVGLELLDKEQGLGTSQFIESARYRRGLEGELARTIASLQSVRNARVHLALPKQSVFVRDDREPRASVFLEIYGGKGLKQAQAEAIINLVASSIPELPVENVTLVDQKGNLLSKDDKSTEDLLAAKQYEFTRKLEDNLNQRVQRILEPVLGADNFQAEVSADLDFTAVEQTQELYNPDLIALRSEQTLDEESLNKVDGGVPGALSNQPPGAAEAPEVANGGEQGQGQPIERRSEATRNYEVDRTLSHTQHQVGKVRRVTVSVAVNDRARMNPQTGVTEAVTWSQEELTRLELLVKDAVGFNAARGDSVSVINSAFLGGPQELGEPDFWRQPWFWEIVKQVLAGIFLLIVIFGVIRPIVRNLIERGKMDENAEIEGELDELGNGDDLFGDDKVTLAGADEFLLPGASEGFERQLDALKGLIAEDPARVAQAFKKWVNNAEG
- the fliG gene encoding flagellar motor switch protein FliG, yielding MPKDEQTPPTDVAKAKPKGELSSLDHKERAAILLMSLGEKDAAELLKHLGPKEVQAVGATMAQLKDITQSQVEGVVAEFLDSLSGQTGLGLGADEYIRNMLTQALGSDKAGGLIDRILLGGNTTGLDTLKWMESRAVADVIRHEHPQIQAIVIAYLESDQAAEILYNFDEKVRLDIMMRVASLQAVQPAALQELNDILEKQFSGNQGQQTTAMGGVKVSAGIINNLDSTLSGELLDQIKEVDEELGVQIQDLMFVFENLNEVDDRGIQVLLREVSGDLLTIALKGADEDLKEKIFRNMSKRAAELLRDDLEAKGPVKVSEVEGAQKEILAIARRMADAGEIVLGGAGGEQML